The following are encoded in a window of Bacillota bacterium genomic DNA:
- a CDS encoding bifunctional 4-hydroxy-3-methylbut-2-enyl diphosphate reductase/30S ribosomal protein S1, with translation MQGKRGFDVILSERTGFCYGVRRAIEIAEEAGSRGPAFTLGPLVHNPQVVERLKEKGVTPVAGLGEIGHGTLIVPSHGLPPDLLKEAEKRGLDVVHATCPNVSRTQRLVADLKREGYQVFIVGDPGHSEVVGLVGCADGEARVVRSAEDVLSGLVRPRVGVVCQTTQTVEAFCQVLAALALRAKELVAYNTICNATEERQQAARELARSVDAMIVVGGRASANTRRLAEICEAEGARVYRVETASDLDSLDLSGVKSVGIAAGASTPNWVIEEVMERMSVLGEDRMDEKQEPTVAQGDEEGSVAGGGDAAAAPCVGVEAHLEEAGATEKPNEPQDSAGASGDEPGRGPEPDAGAPAGAEGEAEAGAPAEARSEGTGGAAQAESEELPAGEEISEGDIVKGTVVAVHPDEVLVNIGLKSEGVVPRSEISRRPVQSCLDVVREGQEIEVLVERLEDKEGRPRLSKRKADTERAWERVQRALETGETIEGEVTDVVKGGVVVDVGLRGFVPASHASRRPMADLSPLVGQTLRMKVLEADRTKRNVVLSARLVQEQEAAEAKARVLESLQEGEVVDGVVKRVVNFGAFVDIGEGVEGLLHVSDMAWTRTTDPHDVVKEGDHIKVKVLSVDRERERISLGLKQTLPDPWEDVTSRYPVGSIVTGKVTKLADFGAFVGLEPGIEGLIHISQLADRRVSRPDEVVKPGDEVSVKVISVRPRDHRIGLSLKEAQAEGDKQAFKKYADKEDEAGPTLGDVFGDLLKNSREE, from the coding sequence ACGCTCATCGTGCCCTCTCACGGGCTGCCGCCGGATCTGTTGAAAGAGGCCGAAAAGCGGGGGCTCGACGTGGTTCACGCGACGTGCCCCAACGTCAGCAGGACTCAGAGGCTGGTTGCGGATCTTAAACGTGAGGGTTATCAGGTATTCATCGTTGGAGACCCGGGACATTCCGAGGTTGTCGGGCTCGTCGGATGTGCCGATGGCGAGGCCCGCGTCGTGAGGTCGGCCGAGGATGTCCTTTCCGGCCTCGTGAGGCCCAGGGTCGGTGTCGTTTGCCAGACCACCCAGACTGTTGAAGCGTTTTGCCAGGTGCTTGCCGCCCTAGCTCTGCGGGCGAAGGAACTTGTGGCCTACAATACAATCTGCAATGCAACGGAGGAGAGGCAACAGGCAGCGCGCGAGCTTGCACGGTCAGTGGATGCCATGATCGTGGTGGGCGGGCGGGCCAGCGCAAACACGCGGAGACTCGCCGAGATCTGTGAGGCCGAGGGAGCGAGAGTGTACAGGGTCGAAACCGCATCCGATCTCGACTCTCTGGATCTTTCCGGCGTGAAGTCGGTGGGGATTGCGGCGGGGGCATCGACGCCGAATTGGGTTATCGAGGAGGTCATGGAGAGGATGAGCGTGCTGGGCGAAGACAGGATGGACGAAAAGCAGGAACCAACGGTCGCACAAGGGGACGAGGAAGGCTCGGTTGCTGGCGGCGGCGACGCTGCGGCAGCTCCCTGCGTGGGGGTGGAGGCCCACCTGGAGGAAGCCGGGGCCACTGAGAAACCAAACGAGCCCCAGGATTCGGCGGGGGCGAGCGGAGATGAGCCAGGCCGCGGGCCGGAGCCCGATGCCGGTGCTCCAGCCGGGGCAGAGGGTGAGGCCGAAGCCGGAGCGCCTGCCGAGGCAAGGTCCGAGGGGACCGGTGGGGCGGCCCAGGCGGAATCTGAAGAGCTGCCCGCTGGTGAGGAGATATCCGAGGGAGACATCGTCAAGGGAACGGTTGTCGCCGTGCACCCGGACGAGGTCCTTGTGAATATCGGCCTCAAGTCCGAGGGCGTCGTGCCGAGGTCCGAGATCTCCAGAAGGCCGGTGCAATCGTGCCTCGACGTCGTGCGGGAGGGACAGGAGATCGAGGTCCTCGTGGAAAGGCTCGAGGACAAAGAGGGCAGGCCGCGGCTTTCCAAGAGAAAGGCCGACACGGAGCGCGCCTGGGAAAGGGTTCAAAGGGCGCTCGAAACCGGTGAGACCATCGAGGGCGAGGTCACCGATGTCGTCAAGGGCGGAGTGGTCGTGGACGTGGGTCTGCGAGGATTTGTGCCTGCTTCTCACGCGAGCCGTCGTCCCATGGCTGACCTGTCACCTCTTGTAGGGCAAACCCTCCGCATGAAGGTCCTTGAAGCAGACCGGACCAAGAGGAACGTCGTCCTCTCGGCGCGCCTAGTTCAGGAACAAGAGGCGGCCGAGGCAAAGGCGAGGGTGCTCGAATCACTCCAGGAGGGCGAGGTAGTTGACGGCGTCGTGAAGCGGGTCGTAAACTTCGGTGCCTTCGTGGACATCGGGGAAGGCGTGGAGGGGCTGTTGCACGTCTCCGACATGGCGTGGACGCGGACCACCGATCCCCACGACGTCGTGAAAGAGGGCGACCACATCAAAGTGAAGGTGCTCTCGGTGGACCGGGAGCGGGAGAGGATCTCCCTCGGGCTCAAGCAGACCCTACCCGACCCCTGGGAGGACGTGACGTCCCGCTACCCGGTTGGAAGCATAGTCACGGGCAAGGTCACGAAGCTTGCAGACTTCGGCGCGTTTGTGGGGCTCGAGCCAGGGATAGAAGGGCTCATCCATATATCGCAGCTCGCGGACAGGCGCGTGTCTCGACCTGATGAGGTCGTCAAGCCTGGAGACGAGGTGTCGGTGAAGGTCATAAGCGTGCGGCCACGGGACCATCGCATAGGGTTGAGCTTGAAAGAGGCTCAGGCTGAAGGGGACAAGCAGGCGTTCAAGAAATACGCCGACAAAGAGGACGAGGCTGGGCCCACCCTTGGGGACGTCTTCGGGGATCTGCTGAAGAACTCAAGGGAGGAATAG
- a CDS encoding ribosome biogenesis GTPase Der, with protein sequence MAAPVVAIVGRPNVGKSALFNRMVGTQHAIVEETPGVTRDRIYADVEWGGRKFVLVDTGGIEIARRGDPIQEMTTAQAKLAVEEADLVVFVVDTKSGLLPQDRDVADMLRRSGRPVMLVASKAEGARRSDYVEFYALGLGDPLPVSSVHGTGIGDLLDAIVARLPERSPLTADDELEAGEAVKIAVVGRPNVGKSSLVNAVLGQERSIVSPEPGTTRDAIDTPFTWRGRRFVIIDTAGMRRRAKVRSAVEYYGALRAAKAVERCDVALVVLDSVEGIAAQDVRIAGYADEAGRACVVVLNKWDLVGEKEETRTRLENAIQADLMFLSYAPRVFVSALNGAGLPKLMETVTRVADNHARRVATSVLNEVIEEAQMRVEPPHDRGRQLKIFYCTQIGVRPPAFSFFVNDPGLVHFSYKRYLENRLREAFDFEGTPLRLKFRRRG encoded by the coding sequence GTGGCAGCTCCGGTAGTCGCCATCGTGGGCAGGCCGAATGTGGGCAAATCCGCGCTCTTCAACAGGATGGTCGGGACACAGCACGCCATCGTGGAGGAGACCCCCGGAGTGACGAGGGATCGCATCTACGCGGACGTGGAGTGGGGCGGCCGCAAGTTTGTCCTTGTGGACACCGGGGGCATAGAGATCGCGCGGCGCGGCGATCCCATCCAGGAGATGACCACCGCCCAGGCGAAGCTGGCGGTGGAAGAGGCCGATCTCGTCGTGTTCGTCGTGGACACAAAGTCCGGCCTCCTGCCGCAGGATCGCGACGTAGCCGACATGCTGAGGCGGTCCGGCCGTCCGGTGATGCTCGTGGCCAGCAAGGCCGAGGGCGCGAGGCGCAGCGACTACGTGGAGTTCTACGCCTTGGGGCTTGGGGACCCGCTCCCTGTGTCTTCGGTGCATGGCACTGGGATAGGCGATCTCCTCGACGCCATCGTCGCGCGCCTGCCGGAGCGTTCGCCTTTGACTGCGGACGATGAACTGGAGGCCGGCGAGGCTGTTAAGATTGCGGTGGTGGGGCGGCCAAACGTTGGGAAATCCTCTCTTGTCAACGCCGTCCTCGGACAGGAAAGATCCATTGTGAGTCCGGAGCCTGGAACGACAAGAGACGCGATCGACACGCCTTTCACGTGGCGGGGCCGAAGGTTCGTCATCATTGATACAGCCGGCATGCGTAGGAGGGCAAAGGTCAGAAGCGCAGTGGAGTACTACGGTGCGCTGCGGGCGGCAAAGGCTGTGGAGAGGTGCGATGTGGCGCTCGTCGTGCTGGATTCGGTTGAAGGCATCGCTGCGCAGGATGTGAGGATAGCGGGGTACGCCGACGAGGCCGGGCGCGCCTGTGTAGTTGTGCTGAATAAGTGGGACCTGGTCGGTGAGAAGGAGGAGACCCGGACAAGGCTGGAGAACGCCATCCAAGCCGATCTGATGTTCCTTTCGTACGCGCCGCGGGTGTTCGTGTCCGCCTTGAATGGCGCCGGGCTCCCGAAGCTCATGGAAACCGTCACGAGGGTCGCGGATAACCACGCGCGCCGCGTGGCGACGTCGGTGCTGAATGAGGTGATTGAGGAAGCCCAGATGAGGGTTGAACCGCCGCACGACAGGGGGCGTCAACTCAAGATCTTCTACTGCACGCAGATCGGGGTACGGCCTCCTGCGTTTTCCTTCTTCGTGAACGATCCAGGCCTGGTTCATTTCTCGTACAAGCGTTACCTTGAGAACAGGCTGCGCGAGGCGTTCGATTTCGAAGGGACCCCGCTGAGGCTCAAGTTCCGCCGGAGAGGATAG
- the plsY gene encoding glycerol-3-phosphate 1-O-acyltransferase PlsY, translated as MLVILSYFLGSIPFGYLVGRYWKGVDVRRRGSGNIGATNVLRVLGPGPALIVLAGDVGKGALSVYLGQGAAGTVGAAACGIAAAVGGAWSVFLRFGGGKGMGVGSGIVIASMPGVALVLAPIWGILVALTRYVSLGSVVISALAPLAAYILGMPGEYVLLVAAVGGIALIKHSSNIKRLIAGEERKLGEPAD; from the coding sequence CTGTTGGTTATCCTAAGTTACTTCCTTGGGTCTATTCCCTTCGGGTACCTCGTCGGGAGGTACTGGAAGGGCGTGGACGTGAGACGGCGCGGTAGCGGGAACATTGGCGCCACGAACGTGCTGCGGGTCCTCGGTCCGGGGCCAGCGCTCATCGTGCTTGCTGGGGACGTGGGGAAAGGGGCGCTCAGCGTGTACCTGGGCCAGGGGGCCGCGGGAACGGTAGGCGCGGCGGCGTGCGGCATCGCGGCGGCTGTGGGCGGTGCATGGTCAGTCTTCCTTCGCTTCGGTGGAGGCAAGGGCATGGGAGTCGGCAGCGGCATAGTCATCGCCAGCATGCCTGGGGTCGCGCTGGTTCTCGCGCCCATCTGGGGGATCTTGGTCGCGCTCACGCGCTACGTCTCGCTTGGGTCCGTGGTGATCTCGGCTCTCGCGCCGCTTGCAGCGTACATCCTGGGGATGCCCGGAGAATACGTTTTGCTCGTGGCTGCCGTGGGTGGGATCGCGCTGATAAAGCACAGCTCCAACATCAAGCGGCTCATTGCGGGCGAAGAGCGGAAGCTTGGAGAGCCTGCGGATTGA
- a CDS encoding DUF1614 domain-containing protein gives MTVGLVLLLGVSILVFLGLTHRVLDRMHLTDRQALVALGLMLVGSFVDIPVYRGVQSVSINLGGAVVPVVLGIYVLARADTPLERGRGVLGAIITGIALFALTKLFTFEEGRVILDPLYAFGLVAGVIAYLAGRSRRAAFAGAVLGVVLLDVAHLVEVTVRHIPATVHVGGAGIFDAVVIAAVIAVGLAEVFGEVMERAQGGPVPNIQRDVRVDSPVRDKGSGASGPEGEGRPAQGEGARRDGNDGA, from the coding sequence ATGACCGTTGGGCTTGTTCTCTTGCTCGGCGTGAGCATCCTGGTTTTCCTCGGGCTGACGCACCGAGTGCTGGACAGGATGCATCTCACCGACAGACAGGCGCTTGTGGCGCTCGGCCTGATGCTCGTGGGAAGCTTCGTCGACATCCCCGTGTATCGCGGGGTCCAGTCGGTGAGCATCAACCTCGGAGGGGCCGTTGTGCCTGTCGTTCTCGGGATATACGTCCTCGCTCGCGCAGACACGCCCCTGGAGAGGGGGCGAGGGGTTCTCGGGGCCATCATAACCGGGATCGCGCTCTTCGCGCTCACCAAGTTGTTTACCTTTGAAGAAGGCCGTGTCATCCTCGATCCCTTGTACGCTTTCGGGCTCGTGGCTGGGGTTATCGCCTATCTTGCCGGAAGGTCCAGGCGTGCGGCGTTCGCTGGGGCGGTCTTGGGCGTAGTCCTTCTTGATGTGGCGCATCTCGTGGAGGTGACGGTCAGGCACATACCGGCCACGGTCCACGTGGGAGGAGCCGGGATCTTTGACGCAGTGGTGATAGCGGCGGTCATCGCGGTGGGCCTCGCGGAGGTATTTGGCGAGGTCATGGAACGCGCACAGGGTGGCCCAGTCCCGAATATCCAGCGTGACGTGAGAGTGGACTCGCCTGTCAGGGACAAGGGCTCCGGCGCGAGCGGCCCAGAGGGCGAAGGCAGGCCCGCGCAAGGTGAGGGCGCAAGGAGGGATGGCAATGACGGGGCCTGA
- a CDS encoding DUF3189 family protein: MKVIYHCYGSSHSSVVAAAIHLGWLPSDRIPEPQEILRLPHYDKTSPAQIGTCFFMGTDEAGREVYIIGMGAAKGVVKRAVESIFRICGLSSNDYMLVDTLPEVGLVTKIGGFLSRAVGLIGLGRPLTVWGMRRSYPRFVNLVKGVKQRLESGGAPAGACRS; this comes from the coding sequence ATGAAGGTGATTTACCACTGCTACGGAAGTTCACATTCGTCGGTTGTAGCGGCAGCCATTCACCTGGGATGGCTGCCTTCTGATAGAATACCCGAGCCGCAAGAGATCCTAAGGCTTCCTCACTATGACAAGACGAGCCCCGCTCAGATCGGAACTTGCTTCTTCATGGGTACCGACGAAGCGGGAAGAGAGGTCTACATCATCGGGATGGGCGCCGCGAAGGGGGTGGTCAAGCGCGCGGTCGAGAGCATCTTTCGGATCTGCGGGCTCTCGTCCAACGACTACATGCTGGTCGACACCTTGCCGGAGGTCGGGCTTGTTACGAAGATCGGGGGGTTCCTCTCAAGGGCTGTGGGGCTCATCGGCCTCGGGCGCCCGCTCACGGTGTGGGGGATGAGGCGTTCGTACCCCAGGTTCGTGAACCTAGTGAAAGGGGTCAAGCAGCGTCTCGAGAGCGGCGGCGCTCCGGCGGGAGCCTGTCGGAGTTGA
- a CDS encoding DUF512 domain-containing protein, which translates to MKRGHLRSDGRAGEGHTSSTSGRSIRGAIVRRVDAGSIAEEAGIAPGDRLVAINGRPVRDILEYRFLCAEEELSLVVEKPDGDTLVVEVTKDYDEPCGLEFGEAIFDGVRRCRNRCVFCFVDQLPRRVRRTLRVKDDDFRLSFLTGSYITLTNLTEDDYDRVATMRLSPLYVSVHSTDPVTRGRLLGRRGPCDVMDGLARLVAAGIVVHTQVVLCPGINDGDELERTVRDISSLYPGVKSCAVVPVGLTRHRRGLFPLAPVSQEAAARVVASVEKWQEDFLERFSSRFVFASDEFYVLAGKTVPSREAYEGFPQIENGVGLLRDFVDELDEMRRAANLPRCTKIPVRLVAITGEAAYPVIDEACRFLESVKGLSCRALLVKNRFFGPRISVAGLLTGQDIARTFAAAIGRGGCDAIVIPSVSLKADAPRFLDDMTVSELERVCGVPVDVVDPTPASFAARALKRGGCAWQLR; encoded by the coding sequence ATGAAGAGAGGGCATCTCAGGTCGGACGGGAGGGCAGGTGAAGGGCACACGAGCAGCACTTCAGGGCGTTCGATCCGCGGCGCTATCGTGCGTCGGGTGGATGCAGGGAGCATAGCCGAGGAGGCCGGCATCGCGCCGGGGGACAGGCTAGTAGCCATCAATGGCAGACCGGTGCGGGACATTCTCGAGTATCGATTCCTGTGCGCCGAGGAGGAGCTTTCCCTCGTGGTCGAGAAACCCGACGGGGACACGCTCGTGGTGGAAGTCACCAAAGACTATGACGAGCCATGTGGCCTGGAGTTCGGCGAGGCGATCTTCGACGGGGTGAGGAGATGTCGCAACCGGTGTGTGTTCTGCTTTGTGGACCAGCTTCCACGCAGAGTCCGCAGGACACTCCGGGTTAAAGACGACGATTTCAGGCTCTCCTTTCTGACCGGGAGCTACATCACTCTCACGAATCTCACGGAGGATGACTACGACCGTGTGGCGACGATGAGGCTCTCTCCGCTGTACGTGTCGGTGCACTCGACAGACCCTGTCACTCGCGGGCGGCTCCTCGGCAGGAGGGGTCCATGTGATGTGATGGACGGTCTCGCAAGGCTCGTGGCTGCGGGTATCGTCGTTCATACCCAGGTCGTGCTCTGCCCGGGGATTAATGACGGCGATGAACTTGAGAGAACCGTCCGTGACATTTCGTCGCTCTACCCAGGGGTCAAATCCTGCGCGGTGGTCCCGGTCGGCCTTACCAGGCACAGGCGGGGGCTTTTCCCACTCGCCCCTGTCAGCCAAGAGGCAGCGGCGCGGGTGGTGGCCTCTGTTGAGAAGTGGCAGGAGGACTTCCTCGAGCGGTTCTCATCCAGGTTTGTTTTCGCCTCGGACGAGTTCTACGTGCTGGCGGGAAAGACGGTCCCGAGCCGCGAGGCATACGAAGGGTTTCCACAGATCGAAAACGGGGTCGGACTCCTGCGGGATTTCGTCGACGAGCTCGACGAGATGCGACGAGCGGCAAACCTGCCGCGCTGCACCAAGATCCCCGTGAGGCTCGTCGCCATCACGGGGGAAGCTGCGTACCCGGTGATAGACGAGGCGTGCAGGTTTCTCGAGAGCGTGAAAGGTCTTTCGTGTCGCGCGCTCCTGGTGAAGAACAGGTTCTTCGGGCCGCGCATAAGCGTTGCGGGCCTCCTTACCGGGCAAGATATTGCGAGGACGTTCGCCGCCGCGATCGGCCGGGGAGGGTGCGACGCCATTGTCATACCCAGCGTCTCTCTGAAGGCTGACGCGCCCAGGTTCCTCGATGACATGACCGTAAGCGAGCTCGAGCGCGTTTGCGGAGTCCCGGTGGACGTGGTCGACCCGACCCCGGCTTCCTTCGCGGCACGTGCGCTGAAGAGAGGTGGCTGCGCGTGGCAGCTCCGGTAG
- a CDS encoding NAD(P)-dependent glycerol-3-phosphate dehydrogenase produces the protein MLLARNGFEVDLWAHEEEVAQEISNSRTNETFLPGVKIPRGVRATTDLGEVVGCNTLLFVPVPSQYMRGVIRAARPYLGREHAVIHAGKGIEEGSLLRLSQVIAEELPPELHDNIGVISGPSHAEEVAREVPTAIVAASFDGRVAKLAQEALMCPTMRVYTSHDVIGVELGGALKNVVALATGIAEGLGFGDNTRAALMTRGLAEIARLGIVLGANPLTFAGLSGMGDLVVTCMSMHSRNRRAGIEIGRGRKADEVLASTKMVVEGVPTTRAAVMLAHRMGVDMPVAEKLHEILFSELDPMQAVTDLMTRDPQAETLSFFSRDPRI, from the coding sequence ATGCTCCTCGCGCGCAACGGATTCGAAGTCGACCTTTGGGCACATGAAGAGGAAGTGGCGCAGGAGATCTCGAATTCTCGTACGAACGAGACGTTCTTGCCCGGGGTCAAGATTCCCCGGGGCGTCCGCGCCACGACCGACCTGGGTGAAGTGGTCGGCTGCAACACGCTGCTCTTCGTGCCCGTGCCTTCCCAGTACATGCGAGGGGTCATACGGGCTGCCAGGCCCTATCTCGGGCGAGAGCACGCCGTGATACACGCGGGGAAGGGGATAGAAGAGGGCTCGTTGCTCCGGCTGTCCCAGGTGATAGCTGAGGAGCTTCCGCCGGAACTCCACGACAACATCGGGGTGATCTCCGGCCCGAGCCACGCTGAAGAGGTGGCGCGGGAGGTGCCGACCGCCATCGTCGCCGCATCATTTGACGGCAGGGTGGCGAAGCTGGCGCAGGAGGCTCTCATGTGCCCGACCATGCGGGTGTATACGAGCCACGATGTCATCGGCGTGGAATTGGGGGGCGCGTTGAAAAACGTGGTTGCGCTCGCCACTGGGATCGCGGAAGGGCTCGGGTTCGGAGACAACACGAGGGCCGCTTTGATGACACGAGGCCTCGCGGAGATCGCGCGGCTGGGCATAGTGCTCGGGGCGAACCCGCTCACGTTTGCCGGGCTCTCCGGAATGGGCGATCTCGTGGTTACGTGCATGAGCATGCACTCGCGCAACCGGCGAGCGGGGATCGAGATCGGTCGAGGCCGCAAGGCCGACGAGGTGCTCGCCTCCACGAAGATGGTGGTGGAAGGCGTTCCAACGACGAGGGCCGCGGTGATGCTCGCCCACCGCATGGGAGTGGACATGCCGGTGGCGGAGAAACTGCACGAGATCTTGTTCTCGGAATTGGATCCCATGCAGGCGGTGACCGACCTTATGACCCGCGACCCACAGGCTGAGACTCTGTCGTTTTTCTCAAGGGATCCGCGCATCTAA
- a CDS encoding foldase, giving the protein MKSKRSLTIVIAVVILALIGIGAAWTYSDLRAVAKVNSTSITWKQFYSALEKQSGRQLLANMIREELIKQGAAKYGIQVTDEDVAAEIDNLKTQFGSDANLEQALSQYGMTLDDLRSQIRTSLLLEAIASKDVTVTDDEIKKYYDEHKDDFKESDQIRARHILVKDENTAKEIQKELANGADFAELAKTKSEDTATKDKGGDLGYFQKGAMDPAFEKAAFALKVGETSGPVKSSFGYHIIRVEDRKPERIPPLEEVRDKIVKQLKRDKAKPTSTVMSELRDAAQIKINDKALQDALYDIIY; this is encoded by the coding sequence GTGAAGAGCAAAAGGTCGCTAACCATAGTCATAGCCGTAGTGATCCTTGCCCTCATAGGTATCGGTGCCGCGTGGACGTACTCTGATTTAAGGGCTGTCGCCAAGGTCAACTCCACTTCGATCACATGGAAGCAATTCTATTCCGCACTTGAAAAGCAATCCGGCAGGCAGCTCTTGGCCAACATGATTCGTGAGGAGCTGATCAAGCAGGGAGCCGCCAAGTACGGCATCCAGGTGACCGACGAAGACGTGGCCGCCGAGATCGACAATCTCAAGACGCAGTTCGGCTCCGACGCGAACCTGGAGCAGGCTCTTTCACAGTATGGAATGACGCTTGACGATCTCCGGAGCCAAATCCGGACGAGCCTGTTGCTCGAGGCGATCGCCTCGAAAGACGTGACTGTGACCGACGACGAGATCAAGAAGTACTATGACGAGCACAAGGACGACTTCAAGGAGTCCGATCAAATAAGGGCGCGCCACATTTTGGTCAAGGACGAGAACACGGCGAAGGAGATACAGAAGGAGCTCGCCAACGGCGCGGATTTCGCCGAACTCGCCAAGACGAAGTCCGAGGATACGGCGACGAAAGACAAAGGCGGAGATCTCGGCTACTTCCAGAAGGGGGCTATGGATCCTGCTTTCGAGAAGGCTGCCTTTGCTCTGAAGGTCGGCGAGACCAGTGGCCCTGTGAAGTCTTCGTTCGGGTATCACATCATAAGGGTCGAGGACCGAAAGCCCGAGCGTATTCCCCCTCTTGAAGAGGTGCGCGACAAGATCGTAAAGCAGCTCAAGCGTGACAAGGCCAAGCCCACGTCCACTGTAATGAGCGAGCTCAGAGACGCGGCGCAGATCAAGATCAACGACAAAGCTCTACAGGATGCTCTCTACGACATCATCTACTGA
- a CDS encoding HEAT repeat domain-containing protein, producing the protein MSEKTDRIDVLIHQLTRLEEDLDKLDGEGREQTRAEVAAVRRQIVDVLIAALREGDVFARRRAAYGLSKLPEPRAVDVLIYALEDPDDSVRSWAAEALGSIAESRALLPLVKALREENPYVAYSITHAIMKFPKNDVARAVMGALENPDRNVRRRAAKLLGELKYKRAVPRLAGLLSDADPQVRYEAVEALRKAGDLRALEHLIAALADESTDVRYGAIQALRSLGDRRAVEPLVRVCLENEDLRFYALQALKELCGEDAVGPVLEALEHLRGVVHTVAMRVLNERQQSSQRASG; encoded by the coding sequence ATGTCTGAGAAAACCGATAGGATCGACGTCCTCATCCACCAGCTGACTCGCCTCGAAGAAGACCTAGACAAGCTCGACGGCGAGGGACGCGAACAGACCAGGGCCGAGGTTGCGGCTGTCCGGCGCCAGATCGTTGATGTCCTCATAGCAGCGCTTCGAGAGGGTGATGTGTTCGCCCGCAGGCGCGCCGCCTACGGCCTGAGCAAGCTGCCCGAGCCTCGCGCGGTCGATGTCCTCATATACGCCTTGGAGGATCCCGACGATTCCGTGCGGAGCTGGGCCGCCGAAGCCTTGGGGTCCATCGCGGAATCGAGGGCGCTTTTGCCGCTCGTGAAGGCCCTTCGAGAAGAGAACCCGTATGTCGCGTACAGCATCACCCACGCCATAATGAAGTTTCCCAAGAACGACGTGGCGCGAGCGGTGATGGGCGCTCTTGAGAATCCTGACCGAAACGTGCGTCGACGGGCGGCAAAGCTCCTCGGGGAACTCAAATACAAGAGAGCGGTGCCTCGCCTCGCGGGTTTGCTCAGCGATGCTGATCCCCAGGTCAGGTATGAGGCGGTCGAGGCGTTGCGCAAGGCAGGGGACCTCAGAGCTCTCGAGCATCTCATCGCCGCTCTCGCTGATGAGTCCACGGATGTCCGCTACGGCGCCATTCAGGCTTTGCGGTCCCTGGGCGACAGGAGGGCGGTTGAGCCCTTGGTGCGAGTGTGCTTGGAGAACGAGGATCTCCGGTTCTACGCGCTTCAGGCGCTAAAGGAGCTCTGCGGGGAGGATGCGGTAGGTCCCGTGCTGGAGGCGCTCGAGCACTTGAGGGGCGTGGTGCACACGGTGGCGATGCGCGTGCTGAACGAGCGCCAGCAGAGTTCCCAAAGGGCGAGTGGTTGA